A genomic region of Luteibacter aegosomatissinici contains the following coding sequences:
- the hflK gene encoding FtsH protease activity modulator HflK — protein MPWNEPGNGQKDPWNRNRQGQRKFDLDSLLKQVTSRFGRFGAGSGGVLAILLVFAVAWLLVSSFTVIDARQVGVVLRFGQFARVLPPGMHLKAPNPIETVTKVETTQVRTVSDTVSMLTRDENIIAIDFNIQYQVSDARKFLFSNADNAENMLKNAAEAAVRSVVGANAMDNILTTPGADASPAQAPGADASPEAKETLQQQTRSILQSTLDMYDSGIAVTGVSFQSVSPPQQVKDAFDDVNAAREDRQRAENEALAYQSKVLPEARGEAARIAGAAEADKVERIAAATGDADRFNLLLKEYRAAPDVTRRRLWLETVEDVMSHNPKVVDGTNGKNLIQLPVEAGNTSVRNVPGVGTVVQSASTDAAPAQQGGNP, from the coding sequence ATGCCCTGGAATGAACCCGGCAACGGCCAGAAGGACCCCTGGAACCGCAACCGGCAGGGTCAGCGCAAGTTCGACCTGGATAGCCTGCTGAAGCAGGTCACCTCGCGCTTCGGCCGTTTCGGCGCCGGTAGTGGCGGCGTGCTTGCCATCCTGCTCGTCTTTGCCGTGGCGTGGCTGCTCGTATCGAGCTTCACGGTCATCGATGCCCGCCAGGTGGGCGTCGTGCTGCGCTTTGGCCAGTTCGCCCGCGTGCTGCCCCCTGGCATGCACCTGAAGGCCCCGAACCCGATCGAGACGGTGACCAAGGTGGAAACCACCCAGGTCCGCACCGTGTCCGACACGGTATCGATGCTCACCCGCGATGAGAACATCATCGCCATCGATTTCAACATCCAGTACCAGGTCTCTGACGCGCGCAAGTTCCTGTTCTCAAACGCCGATAACGCGGAGAACATGCTGAAGAACGCCGCCGAGGCGGCGGTCCGTTCGGTCGTGGGCGCCAACGCCATGGATAACATCCTGACCACACCGGGCGCCGATGCGTCCCCGGCGCAGGCGCCGGGTGCGGATGCCTCGCCCGAGGCCAAGGAAACCCTGCAGCAGCAGACCCGCTCCATCCTGCAATCCACCCTCGATATGTACGATTCGGGCATCGCGGTCACTGGCGTGAGCTTCCAGAGCGTGTCGCCGCCGCAGCAGGTCAAGGACGCGTTCGATGACGTGAACGCGGCCCGCGAAGACCGCCAGCGGGCGGAAAACGAAGCGCTGGCCTACCAGAGCAAGGTGCTGCCCGAAGCGCGCGGCGAAGCCGCGCGCATCGCCGGCGCGGCCGAAGCGGACAAGGTGGAGCGCATTGCCGCCGCCACGGGCGATGCCGACCGGTTCAATCTCCTGTTGAAGGAATACCGTGCCGCCCCGGATGTCACCCGGCGCCGTCTCTGGCTGGAAACCGTCGAGGACGTGATGAGCCATAACCCGAAGGTCGTGGACGGCACGAACGGTAAGAATCTGATCCAGCTGCCCGTGGAAGCGGGCAACACAAGCGTACGCAATGTGCCTGGCGTGGGCACCGTGGTGCAGTCCGCCAGCACCGATGCGGCACCGGCACAGCAGGGAGGCAACCCGTGA
- a CDS encoding SPOR domain-containing protein: MKTRLLGAAVLIALLVLIVPMLFSSTPPKSDTDQTVSLEIPPAPDRELQSRTLDVSPNGTATPATAPAQAPQQPAATAQAPAPVQPAPAAPQAAVTPGSGSRLASVDIASRKPVDALPEDFAKPAPAPAKPPKPAATPTLATPAPADSPVAAPAGAAARGSYSINLSAYADRSKADAVVQKVRALGYPVSTSSANQAGKALTRVTAGPFETRAAAEAARLKITAAVPGAPASLTSKPEAQTADVPAPPKPAAAPAAQQAQAAAVPVAAPRAGGFAVQVAAVSSEAEATRLRDKLRGAGIAGYVDSIASSSGAKLWRVRAGPQTQRDDAVRLKEQIKAKVGLDGVVVSAP; encoded by the coding sequence TTGAAAACACGCCTGCTGGGTGCCGCCGTCCTCATCGCCTTGCTCGTCCTGATCGTGCCCATGCTGTTCTCCAGCACGCCGCCGAAGAGCGACACCGACCAGACGGTCAGCCTCGAGATCCCGCCGGCGCCGGACCGCGAACTGCAGTCGCGTACGCTGGATGTTTCCCCCAACGGCACGGCCACGCCCGCTACCGCACCCGCGCAGGCGCCGCAGCAGCCTGCGGCCACAGCCCAGGCACCCGCACCGGTTCAGCCGGCGCCGGCCGCGCCGCAGGCCGCAGTCACCCCCGGTAGCGGGAGCCGCCTCGCGTCCGTGGATATCGCCTCGCGCAAGCCGGTAGACGCACTGCCCGAAGATTTTGCCAAGCCGGCACCCGCGCCGGCCAAACCGCCCAAGCCGGCTGCGACCCCGACCCTGGCCACGCCAGCGCCTGCGGATTCGCCCGTAGCCGCTCCGGCTGGTGCCGCCGCCCGTGGCAGCTACAGCATCAACCTGAGCGCCTACGCCGACCGCAGCAAGGCCGACGCCGTTGTCCAGAAGGTTCGTGCGCTCGGTTATCCGGTGAGCACCTCCAGCGCTAATCAGGCCGGGAAGGCGCTGACCCGCGTGACGGCCGGCCCGTTTGAAACCCGTGCCGCCGCCGAGGCCGCGCGCCTCAAGATCACCGCCGCGGTCCCGGGCGCCCCGGCGTCGCTCACCTCGAAGCCCGAGGCGCAGACCGCCGATGTGCCGGCGCCACCCAAGCCGGCCGCCGCGCCAGCCGCCCAGCAGGCCCAGGCCGCCGCTGTTCCGGTCGCCGCGCCGCGCGCGGGCGGGTTCGCCGTGCAGGTCGCGGCGGTCAGCAGCGAAGCCGAGGCTACCCGCCTGCGTGACAAGCTCCGCGGCGCGGGTATTGCCGGGTACGTGGACAGCATCGCCTCCAGCAGTGGCGCGAAGCTGTGGCGCGTCCGCGCCGGCCCGCAGACCCAGCGTGACGATGCCGTGCGCCTGAAAGAACAAATCAAGGCCAAGGTCGGCCTCGATGGCGTCGTGGTGTCGGCCCCGTAA
- the folC gene encoding bifunctional tetrahydrofolate synthase/dihydrofolate synthase: MTRTLDQWLAYQETTNVHEIELGLDRVRAVWQAMGAPRPAPVVITVGGTNGKGSTVALLEGMLRAAGYRTGCYTSPHLVHYNERVRIEGVDAGDAQLIASFERIEAARGTLPQTYFEFGTLAAIDVMSRAHIDVAILEVGLGGRLDAVNIIDADAVVITTIDLDHQAWLGNDRDSIGREKAGIARAGRPAVVGELDPPEGLLDALRGAGAVIERAGSSFWWDVSVGERGAGHWQWFHTDGTTLDLPRPALAAPVQYANASAAIACLHALRERLAVPAAAVASALANVHVEGRLQRVGERPLTLVDVGHNPQAARALADWLDAQPDMGRVMAVYGALADKDVAGVIAALGDRIDHWFLAGLDRDTPRGLPAAALEEAFLVALPGAAREGYPDVDSAWRAARQASTADDTVLLFGSFFVASAVLTTRP, from the coding sequence ATGACCCGCACGCTGGACCAATGGCTCGCGTACCAGGAAACCACGAACGTGCACGAGATCGAGCTCGGCCTTGATCGCGTACGTGCGGTTTGGCAGGCGATGGGTGCGCCCCGTCCTGCGCCGGTGGTCATTACCGTTGGCGGTACCAACGGCAAGGGCTCCACGGTGGCGCTGCTTGAGGGCATGCTGCGCGCCGCGGGTTATCGCACGGGCTGCTACACATCGCCTCACCTGGTGCACTACAACGAGCGCGTGCGCATTGAAGGCGTTGATGCCGGCGATGCGCAGCTCATCGCCTCGTTCGAGCGTATCGAAGCCGCACGCGGCACCCTTCCCCAGACCTATTTCGAGTTCGGCACGCTCGCGGCCATCGACGTGATGTCCCGGGCCCATATCGACGTGGCGATCCTCGAAGTGGGGTTGGGCGGACGGCTCGATGCGGTGAACATCATCGATGCCGATGCCGTGGTCATCACCACGATCGATCTCGATCACCAGGCATGGCTTGGCAACGATCGCGACAGTATTGGCAGGGAAAAGGCGGGTATCGCCCGCGCAGGCCGGCCCGCTGTCGTGGGTGAGCTTGATCCTCCCGAAGGCTTGCTCGATGCACTCCGCGGCGCGGGGGCCGTCATCGAGCGTGCAGGCTCGTCGTTCTGGTGGGATGTGTCGGTAGGAGAGCGTGGCGCGGGCCATTGGCAGTGGTTCCACACCGATGGCACCACCCTCGACCTTCCGCGGCCGGCGCTCGCGGCGCCTGTCCAGTACGCCAATGCATCGGCCGCCATCGCATGCCTGCACGCGCTGCGCGAGCGACTCGCCGTGCCCGCCGCGGCGGTTGCCTCGGCGTTGGCGAACGTCCATGTGGAAGGGCGGCTCCAGCGAGTCGGGGAGCGCCCCCTCACCCTCGTGGATGTTGGCCATAACCCGCAGGCCGCCCGCGCGCTGGCGGACTGGCTCGATGCGCAGCCGGATATGGGAAGGGTCATGGCCGTGTACGGCGCCCTCGCGGACAAGGACGTGGCCGGGGTGATTGCAGCGTTGGGTGACCGGATCGATCACTGGTTCCTCGCCGGCCTGGATCGGGATACGCCGCGGGGCCTGCCAGCGGCAGCGCTGGAAGAGGCCTTCCTGGTCGCCCTACCCGGGGCCGCGCGGGAAGGCTATCCGGATGTCGACTCGGCCTGGCGCGCCGCGCGGCAGGCCTCGACAGCCGACGACACCGTTCTTCTCTTTGGTTCGTTTTTCGTGGCGAGCGCGGTGTTGACGACGCGGCCGTGA
- the hflX gene encoding ribosome rescue GTPase HflX, whose product MFDRQKKGDRAILVLPHSRGEGDAARRGEEFAELVSSAGAEILASIPARVSEPNPRYYIGTGKADEVAEAVRALEADLVLVDHVLTPVQERNLEKHLKTRVVDRAGLILDIFAQRARSHEGKLEVELAQLKHLATRLVRGWTHLDAQRGGAIGNRGPGETQLETDRRLLAERVKMLTKRLEKVQVQRDQQRRSRLRNTVPRVALVGYTNAGKSTLFNALTTGGVYAADQLFATLDPTVRKIDGLSCGPAVVADTVGFIRELPHDLVAAFRATLAEARDADLLIHVSDAADEERELLRRVVNAVLEEIGAGDVPQLSVMNKIDLIEGAEPRVDRGDDGKPRTVWLSAHSGAGLDGLRDALGELLGGDRVRAELRLPLTAGRLHARLKAAGAIAGEAVDEHGWQLDIDAPRSVLAPLAGDDAHGSPLRELIDPPHAEH is encoded by the coding sequence GTGTTCGATAGGCAAAAGAAAGGCGACCGCGCGATCCTGGTGCTCCCGCATTCCCGGGGCGAAGGCGATGCGGCACGTCGTGGCGAAGAATTCGCCGAGCTGGTGTCCTCGGCCGGTGCCGAGATCCTCGCCAGCATCCCGGCGCGCGTGAGCGAGCCCAATCCCCGCTATTACATTGGTACCGGCAAGGCCGACGAGGTGGCCGAAGCCGTGCGTGCCCTCGAGGCGGACCTGGTGCTGGTCGACCATGTCCTTACCCCGGTGCAGGAGCGCAACCTCGAAAAGCACCTGAAAACCCGCGTGGTCGACCGGGCAGGGCTGATCCTCGATATTTTCGCCCAGCGCGCCCGCTCCCATGAAGGCAAGCTGGAAGTGGAACTGGCCCAGCTCAAGCACCTGGCCACACGCCTTGTGCGCGGCTGGACCCACCTTGACGCCCAGCGCGGCGGTGCCATCGGCAACCGCGGACCGGGTGAAACCCAGCTGGAAACCGATCGCCGCCTCCTGGCCGAGCGGGTGAAAATGCTTACCAAGCGCCTCGAGAAGGTGCAGGTCCAGCGTGACCAGCAGCGCCGGTCGCGCCTGCGCAACACGGTGCCGCGCGTGGCCCTGGTCGGTTACACCAATGCCGGCAAGTCCACGTTGTTCAATGCGCTCACCACGGGCGGGGTCTATGCGGCGGATCAGCTGTTCGCCACGCTGGATCCCACCGTACGCAAGATCGATGGCCTCAGCTGTGGCCCGGCGGTGGTGGCCGATACCGTCGGCTTTATCCGTGAATTGCCCCACGACCTGGTTGCGGCCTTCCGCGCCACCCTGGCCGAGGCGCGCGATGCGGATCTGCTGATCCACGTCAGCGATGCGGCGGATGAAGAGCGCGAGCTCCTCCGCCGGGTGGTCAACGCGGTGCTTGAGGAAATCGGGGCGGGGGATGTTCCCCAGCTTTCGGTCATGAATAAGATTGATCTCATCGAGGGTGCCGAGCCGCGCGTCGACCGGGGCGACGATGGCAAGCCGCGCACGGTGTGGCTTTCGGCGCACTCCGGGGCGGGTCTCGATGGCCTGCGCGATGCCTTGGGTGAGCTGCTTGGCGGTGACCGGGTGCGGGCCGAGCTGCGGCTCCCGCTCACGGCCGGGCGCCTGCACGCACGGCTGAAGGCCGCCGGGGCGATCGCGGGCGAGGCCGTGGACGAGCACGGATGGCAGCTGGATATCGACGCCCCCCGCTCGGTCCTGGCCCCCCTGGCCGGCGACGACGCCCACGGTTCACCCCTGCGCGAGTTGATCGATCCGCCTCACGCCGAGCACTGA
- the hflC gene encoding protease modulator HflC, with protein sequence MKIISGLVVVALVLLGFNSVFVVKEGQNALLLQFGRIVRSDYQPGLHFKVPLAQQAVLFDNRILGLDAPPERYFTKEKKTVAVDFYVKWRIADNAAYYRATAGDPTAAIGRLTPVVKDALRDEFNSRPLEDLISGGRKDITGHVRERTDAVARKTLGVSIVDVRIKRIDLPEEVSGSVYKRMRTERTRLANELRSTGQENAQKIHADADRQRAVILADANRDATSVRGDGDAKAAAIYASAYGQDPEFFAFYRSLAAYRKAFADGKSTLVLKPDSEFLRYLNDGPGRQR encoded by the coding sequence GTGAAGATCATTTCCGGTCTCGTCGTCGTCGCGCTCGTCCTGCTGGGTTTCAACAGCGTTTTCGTCGTGAAGGAAGGGCAGAACGCGCTGCTGCTGCAGTTCGGCCGCATTGTCCGTTCGGATTACCAACCCGGCCTGCACTTCAAGGTGCCGCTGGCGCAGCAGGCGGTGCTGTTCGATAACCGCATCCTTGGTCTCGATGCGCCTCCCGAGCGCTATTTCACGAAGGAGAAGAAGACGGTCGCCGTCGACTTCTACGTGAAATGGCGCATCGCCGATAACGCCGCTTATTACCGTGCGACGGCGGGGGATCCGACCGCCGCGATCGGCCGGCTTACCCCGGTGGTCAAGGATGCGTTGCGTGACGAATTCAATTCACGTCCGCTCGAAGATCTCATCAGTGGCGGCCGCAAGGACATCACGGGGCATGTCCGTGAACGTACCGATGCGGTGGCACGCAAGACCCTGGGCGTGAGCATCGTCGATGTGCGTATCAAGCGCATCGACCTGCCCGAAGAAGTGAGTGGTTCGGTGTACAAGCGCATGCGCACCGAGCGCACGCGCCTGGCCAACGAGCTGCGTTCGACGGGGCAGGAGAACGCCCAGAAGATCCATGCCGATGCCGATCGCCAGCGTGCCGTGATCCTCGCCGACGCGAACCGCGATGCGACGTCCGTACGCGGCGATGGCGACGCGAAGGCCGCGGCCATCTACGCATCGGCCTATGGCCAGGATCCCGAATTCTTCGCGTTCTACCGCAGCCTGGCGGCGTACCGTAAGGCCTTTGCCGACGGTAAATCCACGCTCGTGCTCAAGCCCGATTCCGAATTCCTGCGCTACCTCAACGACGGCCCTGGCCGCCAGCGCTAA
- the purF gene encoding amidophosphoribosyltransferase yields MCGIIGIVGTTEVASALYDGLTVLQHRGQDAAGIATVDGARLRLHKGNGLVRDVFNSAGVGKLRGRIGIGHCRYPTAGSEGTEEAQPFYVNSPYGIAFAHNGNLVNTEQLRKEMFEDDRRHIDTDSDSEVLLNVLAHELQLEDRGDLTPEHVFESVARVHERARGGYACIALVLGYGLIAFRDPNGIRPLVLGERETAEGREYAVTSESVALDVLGFKRLRDIEPGEAVIITEGGQLFSKRCAEGAVHAPCIFEYVYLARPDSMIEDVSVYKARLRMGEKLAEKILRERGPDHGIDAVIPIPDTSRTAASSLAQALGVPMREGLVKNRYIGRTFIMPGQGERVKSVRRKLNAIDLEFRKKNVLLVDDSIVRGTTSKQIIQMARDAGAKNVYFASAAPPVRYPNVYGIDMPAASELVAAGRTVEEVEKILGADWLVYQDLDDLIWAVQDGNEDLKRFDTSCFSGEYVTGVDSAFLEQQEALRSDGAKNERRTA; encoded by the coding sequence ATGTGCGGAATCATCGGCATCGTCGGTACCACGGAAGTGGCATCGGCCCTGTATGACGGCCTGACCGTCCTGCAACATCGCGGTCAGGATGCCGCCGGTATCGCCACCGTGGATGGCGCACGCCTGCGCCTTCACAAGGGCAACGGCCTGGTGCGCGATGTCTTCAATTCGGCGGGCGTCGGCAAGCTGCGCGGCCGCATCGGTATCGGCCACTGCCGCTACCCCACGGCAGGCTCCGAGGGCACCGAAGAGGCCCAGCCGTTCTACGTGAACTCGCCTTACGGCATTGCGTTCGCGCACAACGGCAACCTGGTCAACACCGAGCAGCTCCGCAAGGAAATGTTCGAAGACGACCGGCGCCACATTGACACCGATTCCGATTCCGAAGTGCTGCTCAACGTGCTTGCGCACGAACTGCAGCTGGAAGATCGGGGTGACCTCACCCCTGAACATGTTTTTGAATCGGTGGCGCGTGTCCACGAGCGTGCGCGTGGCGGTTACGCCTGCATCGCGCTTGTGCTGGGTTACGGCCTTATCGCGTTCCGCGACCCGAACGGCATCCGTCCGCTGGTGCTCGGTGAGCGCGAAACGGCGGAGGGCCGCGAGTACGCCGTGACGTCCGAATCGGTTGCGCTCGACGTGCTGGGTTTCAAGCGCCTGCGTGATATCGAGCCGGGCGAGGCGGTGATCATCACCGAGGGTGGCCAGCTGTTCTCCAAGCGTTGCGCCGAAGGTGCAGTGCATGCGCCGTGCATCTTTGAATACGTCTACCTCGCGCGTCCCGATTCCATGATCGAGGATGTGTCGGTGTACAAGGCGCGCCTGCGCATGGGCGAAAAGCTCGCCGAGAAAATCCTGCGTGAGCGCGGCCCTGATCACGGCATCGATGCGGTCATTCCCATTCCGGATACGTCGCGCACCGCGGCCAGCTCGCTGGCCCAGGCGCTGGGCGTGCCCATGCGCGAAGGCCTGGTCAAGAACCGCTACATCGGCCGTACCTTCATCATGCCGGGGCAGGGTGAGCGTGTGAAATCCGTACGCCGCAAGCTCAACGCCATCGATCTGGAATTTCGCAAGAAGAACGTGTTGCTGGTCGATGACTCCATCGTCCGCGGCACCACCTCCAAGCAGATCATCCAGATGGCACGCGATGCCGGTGCGAAGAACGTGTACTTCGCCTCCGCGGCACCTCCGGTGCGCTACCCGAACGTATACGGCATCGATATGCCGGCCGCGTCCGAGCTGGTGGCCGCGGGCCGTACGGTGGAAGAGGTAGAGAAGATCCTCGGCGCCGACTGGCTCGTCTACCAGGACCTGGACGACCTGATCTGGGCCGTGCAGGACGGCAACGAAGACCTGAAGCGTTTCGATACCTCGTGCTTCTCCGGCGAGTACGTCACGGGCGTCGATTCCGCGTTCCTCGAACAGCAGGAAGCCCTGCGTTCGGATGGCGCGAAGAACGAACGCCGTACGGCCTGA
- a CDS encoding adenylosuccinate synthase, whose product MGKSVVILGAQWGDEGKGKIVDLLTERVGAVARFQGGHNAGHTLVIKGKKTVLHLIPSGILRDDALCLIGNGVVLSPAALMSEIAELEAQNVDVRARLKISPATPLIMPYHIAVDKAREVASGAKAIGTTGRGIGPAYEDKVARRSIRVADLMYPHELPEKVKAAVDYHNFVLTQWLKAEPVDYQTVLDEALTWGEYLRPMVDDVATILHDVRKEGGNILFEGAQGALLDIDHGTYPYVTSSNTTVGGALAGTGVGARDIDYVLGICKAYATRVGGGPFPTELNDEMGELLRKKGNEFGASTGRPRRCGWIDLVALKRAVQINGIDGLAITKLDVLDGLESIKVCIAYEYRGKRRELAPLDADGWDECKPVYLEFPGWEESTAGIRDWNKLPPAARAYLRAVEELSGCKLALVATGADRDDTIVLDDPFGGADC is encoded by the coding sequence ATGGGTAAGTCAGTAGTCATTCTCGGCGCGCAATGGGGCGACGAAGGCAAGGGCAAGATCGTCGATCTGCTCACCGAACGCGTCGGTGCCGTCGCTCGTTTCCAGGGCGGCCACAATGCCGGCCACACGCTGGTGATCAAGGGCAAGAAGACGGTCCTGCACCTGATCCCGTCGGGCATCCTGCGTGACGATGCCCTGTGCCTGATCGGCAACGGCGTGGTGCTCTCGCCGGCGGCCCTGATGAGCGAAATCGCCGAGCTGGAAGCGCAGAACGTTGATGTGCGCGCCCGCCTGAAGATCTCGCCGGCCACCCCGCTGATCATGCCGTATCACATCGCTGTCGATAAGGCGCGCGAAGTGGCGTCCGGCGCAAAGGCCATTGGCACCACCGGCCGCGGTATCGGTCCGGCGTACGAAGACAAGGTGGCCCGTCGTTCCATCCGCGTGGCTGACCTGATGTACCCGCACGAGCTGCCGGAGAAAGTGAAGGCGGCCGTGGATTACCACAACTTCGTGCTCACCCAGTGGCTGAAGGCCGAACCGGTCGATTACCAGACCGTGCTGGACGAAGCGCTGACCTGGGGCGAGTATTTGCGCCCGATGGTCGACGACGTGGCCACCATCCTGCACGACGTGCGCAAGGAAGGCGGCAACATCCTGTTCGAAGGTGCGCAGGGCGCGCTGCTGGATATCGACCACGGCACCTACCCGTATGTCACCTCGTCGAACACCACGGTCGGAGGCGCGCTGGCCGGTACCGGCGTCGGCGCCCGTGATATCGACTACGTGCTGGGCATCTGCAAAGCCTACGCCACGCGCGTCGGTGGCGGTCCGTTCCCCACCGAGCTCAACGACGAGATGGGTGAGCTGCTTCGCAAGAAGGGCAACGAGTTCGGTGCCAGCACCGGTCGTCCGCGCCGCTGCGGCTGGATCGACCTGGTTGCGCTGAAGCGCGCCGTGCAGATCAACGGTATCGACGGCCTGGCCATCACCAAGCTCGATGTGCTCGACGGCCTGGAAAGCATCAAGGTCTGCATCGCGTATGAATACCGCGGCAAGCGCCGTGAGCTGGCCCCGCTCGATGCGGACGGCTGGGACGAGTGCAAGCCGGTGTACCTCGAGTTCCCGGGCTGGGAAGAATCCACCGCGGGCATCCGTGACTGGAACAAGCTGCCCCCGGCGGCCCGCGCGTACCTGCGTGCGGTGGAAGAGCTCTCGGGCTGCAAGCTGGCCCTCGTGGCCACCGGTGCCGATCGCGACGACACGATCGTCCTCGACGATCCGTTCGGCGGTGCCGATTGCTGA
- a CDS encoding CvpA family protein, with protein MNWADYVILAVLFISVLIGLARGLISEVLSLVIWVAAFWVAWAIGPQLAHYMEGSVSNATARVGIGYALAFVVVLVVGGIIRFLVSRLVASTGLGGTDRLFGMLFGLARGVLIVSLVVFILGFTPLPNDPWWRESTMLQQFRAPAAWIGEQIPANVRDYMHPPEALKNMKMPDVQLPSKDDLMKLRDLPIPGQKRDNSQAHPAAASTAASS; from the coding sequence GTGAATTGGGCCGATTACGTCATCCTGGCGGTGCTGTTCATTTCGGTCTTGATCGGCCTGGCGCGTGGCCTCATTTCCGAGGTGTTGTCGCTGGTGATCTGGGTGGCCGCCTTCTGGGTCGCCTGGGCCATCGGGCCACAGCTGGCCCATTACATGGAAGGCTCAGTGTCGAACGCCACCGCCCGTGTGGGCATTGGCTACGCTCTGGCGTTCGTCGTCGTCCTGGTGGTCGGCGGTATCATCCGGTTCCTTGTGTCGCGCCTGGTGGCGAGTACGGGCCTGGGTGGCACCGACCGCCTTTTCGGCATGTTGTTTGGCCTGGCGCGTGGTGTGCTTATCGTCAGCCTGGTGGTGTTCATCCTCGGCTTTACGCCGTTGCCGAACGACCCGTGGTGGCGTGAATCGACCATGCTCCAGCAGTTCCGGGCCCCCGCCGCATGGATCGGCGAGCAGATACCGGCGAACGTGCGTGATTACATGCACCCGCCAGAAGCGCTGAAGAATATGAAAATGCCGGACGTCCAGCTCCCCAGCAAGGACGATCTCATGAAACTGCGCGACCTGCCTATCCCCGGGCAAAAGCGCGACAATAGCCAGGCTCACCCCGCTGCCGCTTCCACGGCGGCCTCTTCGTAG
- a CDS encoding GNAT family N-acetyltransferase, producing MRHTPGITVTTYVGQAILSVVDELAGLRIAVFRDWPYLYDGDRDYERDYLAAYAASPRSVCVVARSPAGEAIGASTGIPLADDGEAFHAPFLAHGMPLDSVFYFGESVLLAPWRGRGAGHAFFDAREAHARRCGDFRYTAFCSVRRDPADGRAPEGYRPNNAFWRGRGYEPVPGMSCTLSWKEHGDTAATPHVLDFWMRELDRAETAA from the coding sequence ATGCGCCACACACCCGGTATCACCGTCACGACTTACGTGGGGCAGGCGATCCTGTCCGTGGTCGATGAACTTGCCGGGCTGCGTATCGCGGTCTTCCGTGACTGGCCGTATCTCTATGACGGCGATCGAGACTATGAGCGCGATTACCTGGCCGCCTATGCCGCTTCGCCGCGCAGCGTGTGCGTGGTCGCAAGGAGTCCGGCCGGTGAGGCGATCGGTGCCTCCACGGGTATTCCGCTTGCCGATGATGGCGAAGCCTTCCATGCCCCCTTTCTCGCGCATGGCATGCCGCTGGACAGCGTGTTCTATTTCGGTGAATCGGTACTGCTGGCGCCGTGGCGCGGGCGCGGCGCCGGCCATGCGTTTTTCGATGCGCGTGAGGCACACGCACGCAGGTGCGGTGATTTCCGCTACACCGCGTTCTGCTCCGTGCGGCGTGATCCCGCCGATGGGCGCGCTCCTGAGGGCTACCGGCCTAACAACGCGTTCTGGCGCGGGCGCGGCTATGAACCGGTACCTGGCATGAGCTGCACGCTATCGTGGAAAGAACACGGGGATACAGCGGCGACACCGCACGTACTTGATTTCTGGATGCGCGAACTGGACCGCGCGGAGACTGCCGCATGA
- the hfq gene encoding RNA chaperone Hfq, translating to MSKGQSLQDPFLNALRRERVPVAIYLVNGIKLQGTIESFDQFVVLLRNQVSQMVYKHAISTVVPSRNVRVGGHESHVDAAGGDAEG from the coding sequence ATGTCCAAAGGGCAATCATTGCAAGATCCGTTTCTGAATGCGCTTCGCCGTGAGCGTGTGCCGGTCGCCATCTACCTGGTGAACGGCATCAAGCTGCAGGGCACGATCGAGTCATTCGATCAATTCGTGGTGCTGCTGCGTAACCAGGTGAGCCAGATGGTGTACAAGCACGCCATTTCCACCGTGGTGCCGAGCCGTAATGTCCGCGTTGGCGGCCATGAAAGCCACGTAGACGCGGCAGGTGGCGACGCCGAGGGTTGA